One Spirochaeta africana DSM 8902 genomic window carries:
- a CDS encoding DUF2007 domain-containing protein — translation MNKPSDNGERDMNREFLSSSHGRVSVPLVRTHSPADMAVLRSLLDSAEIPSYVQFQHTSSLFPGITIQGYTDSLISVFEDSLPEAYEVVHEYITMLKHDRQGTPLSSARNVGEFLAMGYVVPSGDNRTLPELLFSRSELTEYTEETGDE, via the coding sequence GTGAACAAACCATCTGATAACGGTGAACGGGATATGAACAGGGAATTTCTCTCTTCTTCTCATGGAAGGGTCTCGGTTCCCCTGGTGAGGACACATAGTCCAGCTGATATGGCGGTATTGCGTTCATTGCTCGACTCGGCCGAAATCCCATCGTATGTACAGTTCCAGCATACCAGCAGCCTGTTTCCGGGAATAACCATTCAGGGCTATACCGACAGCCTGATATCGGTTTTTGAAGATTCCCTTCCCGAAGCCTACGAGGTAGTTCATGAGTATATAACCATGCTGAAGCATGATCGCCAGGGCACGCCGTTGTCATCTGCCCGCAATGTGGGTGAGTTCCTTGCTATGGGATACGTTGTTCCCTCGGGTGATAACAGAACCCTGCCGGAACTGTTGTTTTCCAGATCCGAACTCACAGAATATACGGAAGAAACCGGTGATGAATAA
- a CDS encoding peptide chain release factor 3, translated as MHQEIEKRRTFAIISHPDAGKTTLTEKLLLFGGRIREAGAVKSNKIDRAATSDFLEIEKQRGISVATSVMTFEYGGKLINILDTPGHKDFAEDTYRTLSAVDSVILVIDSAKGVEEQTKRLMEVCRMRDTPVIVFVNKLDRDGRPTFELMDELEEMLDIRVRPLTWPINMGQRFKGVYNLYEQNLYLFNPGKTVVEDERRLIADLASDDLEQEIGETDAGQLRDDVDLIEGVYEEFSVDEYRAGRTAPVFFGSALNNFGVRELLETFVQISPPPAPRPSTLREVQPDEATFSGFVFKIHANLDPRHRDRIAFLRVCSGRFERSKAFLHVRSNKQMRFSTPYSFMAQKKEIIDEAFPGDVVGLYDRGDLKIGDTLTEGEQLTFTGIPVFSPAIFKELINTDPMRDKQLRKGIKQLTEEGVAQLFTQRIGNRLIVGTVGDLQFEVIQHRLNAEYGASCRLKPLSYYKACWITADAKKDLDDFMQYREPQIAWDKDDQPVYLAESQWMLQSIIDDNPKISFRFSSEVAAAATAAPGA; from the coding sequence ATGCACCAGGAAATAGAAAAGCGACGCACCTTTGCGATTATCAGCCACCCCGATGCGGGTAAGACCACCCTTACCGAGAAGCTGCTGCTGTTCGGCGGACGTATCCGCGAGGCCGGTGCGGTCAAGTCCAACAAGATTGATCGCGCGGCTACCAGCGACTTTCTCGAGATCGAAAAACAGCGCGGTATCTCGGTGGCCACCAGTGTCATGACCTTTGAGTACGGCGGCAAGCTGATCAATATTCTGGACACCCCGGGACATAAGGATTTTGCCGAGGATACCTATCGCACCCTCTCGGCCGTTGATAGTGTTATCCTGGTAATCGACAGTGCCAAGGGGGTTGAGGAGCAGACCAAGCGCCTGATGGAGGTCTGCCGGATGCGCGACACCCCGGTGATCGTGTTTGTAAACAAGCTGGACCGCGACGGCCGCCCAACTTTCGAGCTGATGGACGAGCTGGAGGAAATGCTGGATATACGGGTGCGCCCGCTCACCTGGCCAATCAATATGGGGCAGCGCTTCAAGGGGGTGTACAACCTCTATGAACAGAACCTGTATCTCTTCAATCCCGGCAAGACCGTGGTCGAGGATGAGCGCCGCCTGATTGCCGATCTTGCCAGCGATGATCTGGAACAGGAGATCGGCGAAACCGATGCCGGGCAGTTGCGCGACGATGTCGATCTGATCGAGGGGGTGTACGAGGAGTTCTCGGTCGATGAGTATCGTGCCGGACGCACCGCCCCGGTGTTCTTCGGCAGCGCCCTGAACAACTTCGGGGTGCGCGAGCTGCTGGAAACCTTCGTGCAGATTTCCCCGCCGCCGGCTCCGCGTCCCAGCACCCTGAGGGAGGTTCAGCCGGACGAGGCTACCTTCAGCGGGTTTGTTTTCAAGATCCACGCCAACCTCGACCCGCGCCACCGCGACCGGATCGCTTTCCTGCGGGTGTGCTCCGGGCGCTTCGAGCGTTCCAAGGCATTCCTGCATGTCCGCAGCAACAAACAGATGCGCTTTTCCACCCCGTACAGTTTCATGGCCCAGAAGAAAGAAATTATCGACGAGGCCTTTCCCGGTGATGTAGTCGGGCTGTACGATCGCGGCGACCTGAAGATCGGCGACACCCTGACCGAGGGCGAGCAGCTTACCTTTACCGGGATTCCGGTGTTCTCCCCGGCCATATTCAAGGAGCTGATCAACACCGACCCGATGCGCGACAAACAGCTGCGCAAGGGAATCAAGCAGCTGACAGAGGAAGGGGTCGCCCAGCTGTTTACCCAGCGGATCGGCAATCGTCTGATTGTCGGTACGGTTGGCGACCTGCAGTTTGAGGTTATCCAGCACCGGCTGAATGCGGAGTATGGTGCCAGCTGTCGGCTGAAACCCCTGAGCTATTACAAGGCCTGCTGGATTACTGCCGATGCCAAAAAAGACCTCGACGACTTTATGCAGTACCGCGAACCCCAGATTGCCTGGGACAAGGATGACCAGCCGGTGTACCTGGCCGAATCCCAATGGATGCTGCAGTCGATTATCGACGACAACCCTAAAATCAGTTTTCGCTTCAGCTCCGAGGTCGCGGCAGCTGCCACAGCCGCTCCCGGGGCCTGA
- a CDS encoding Na+/H+ antiporter NhaC family protein → MLTNPVFLSVVLMTALCLLKLNVLIALILAALAAGLFAGMPLGETMNVLINGMGGNSSTALSYILLGALAAALHASGLAGILVRHIVRVIRNKSVMLLLLIAGVASLSQNLIPVHIAFIPILIPPIIGVMNSLQIDRRGVAAALTFGLKAPYVALPFGYGWIFHGIISDQMNENGMMVAQSGVWQVMWIPGLAMLLGLLVAVLVTYRRPRTYRLVSAGMPAEAHAGGVHSSEYGGAQQGEAGELQRMTRKHWVALAGALSALAVQVSPIGSLHIGALLGLAIMLVGGAITWSDIDKLLHSGIGMMGFIAFVMLVASGYGAVIRETGAVEPLVASAGALLGGSQLLGAVVMIIIGLLLTMGIGTSFGTIPIIAAIYVPLAVSLGFSIPATILLIGTAGALGDAGSPASDSTLGPTAGLDVDGQHDHIWDTCVPTFLHYNIPMMVFGVIGALLL, encoded by the coding sequence ATGCTAACCAATCCAGTCTTTCTGTCTGTAGTGCTGATGACGGCACTGTGTCTGCTCAAGTTGAATGTCCTGATTGCGCTGATTCTGGCGGCCCTGGCGGCCGGGCTGTTTGCCGGTATGCCGCTGGGCGAGACCATGAACGTACTGATCAATGGTATGGGCGGTAATTCCAGTACCGCACTCAGCTATATACTGCTGGGGGCGCTGGCAGCAGCCCTGCATGCAAGTGGTCTTGCCGGGATTCTGGTGCGGCACATCGTACGGGTAATTCGCAACAAGTCGGTAATGTTGCTGTTGCTGATTGCCGGTGTCGCTTCGCTGTCTCAGAACCTGATTCCGGTTCACATCGCGTTTATCCCGATTCTGATCCCCCCGATTATCGGGGTGATGAATTCCCTGCAGATCGATCGTCGCGGGGTGGCAGCCGCCTTGACCTTTGGTTTGAAGGCGCCGTATGTAGCGCTGCCGTTCGGTTACGGCTGGATTTTCCACGGGATTATCAGTGATCAGATGAACGAGAACGGAATGATGGTAGCGCAGTCCGGGGTCTGGCAGGTGATGTGGATTCCGGGTTTGGCGATGTTGCTGGGGCTGCTGGTAGCGGTGCTGGTGACCTATCGGCGGCCGCGAACCTATCGCCTTGTTTCAGCCGGTATGCCGGCAGAGGCGCATGCTGGTGGAGTGCACAGCAGCGAATACGGCGGAGCGCAGCAAGGGGAGGCCGGTGAGCTGCAGCGCATGACGCGCAAGCACTGGGTCGCTCTGGCAGGTGCGCTCAGCGCCCTGGCGGTGCAGGTCAGCCCGATCGGTTCACTGCATATCGGGGCGCTACTTGGTCTGGCGATTATGCTGGTTGGCGGGGCGATCACCTGGAGCGATATCGACAAGCTGCTGCATAGCGGGATAGGCATGATGGGGTTTATCGCATTCGTTATGCTGGTAGCCTCGGGCTATGGCGCGGTGATCCGTGAGACCGGGGCGGTGGAGCCGCTTGTCGCCAGTGCCGGGGCGCTTCTGGGTGGCAGTCAGCTGCTGGGCGCGGTGGTAATGATCATCATCGGGCTGCTGCTGACCATGGGGATTGGTACCTCATTTGGCACCATCCCGATTATTGCCGCAATCTATGTCCCGTTGGCAGTCAGTCTGGGTTTCAGTATCCCGGCGACCATCCTGCTGATCGGTACTGCCGGTGCGCTGGGCGACGCCGGATCACCTGCCTCCGACAGTACACTGGGGCCGACCGCCGGCCTGGATGTTGATGGTCAGCACGATCACATCTGGGATACCTGCGTGCCGACCTTCCTGCATTACAATATCCCGATGATGGTGTTCGGGGTGATCGGGGCGCTGCTACTGTAG
- a CDS encoding L-lactate permease, giving the protein MTLHIILSFLPIALLIYLMTKRNSTPSHIALPLTALATYLLGLTVFQHDPNLLHAAVLDGLLTAWTPILVIWGAIFLFRTMEATGSMHTIRSWLNTVTPNKIAQLMIVGWAFIFLIEGASGFGTPAALAAPILVGLGFPPLRVAIMALIMNAASVSFGAVGTPTWFGFAAIELTQAEILEIGVKSAVIHGAASLIIPLIALSFLVKWRHIRRNLGFIYLSIAATIIPYIGISMVNYEFPALIGGAIGLLLSVVFAKLGWGLDKNEGHLLDTLHEHHTPNIQEISRTRLAESESLIKATFPLWGTILVLLLTRIPQLGLHPLLNLSQPAAALSLGSLGTFTITPSLTISLQDIFGTPTSWSHRLLYVPSLIPFALISLLTFIWYRSSRRSISSVFRASTDQMRNPAKALLGALVFVNLMMHGGDTAPVVIIGETLARITGVAWQYFSALLGALGSFFSGSNTISNLTFGPIQDSIAADTGLNRTTIMALQSVGGAMGAMISINNIVAVCSVLALQNSEGYILKRTARALVVYAIIAAAMSLLMT; this is encoded by the coding sequence ATGACACTGCACATCATCCTGAGTTTTCTGCCGATCGCACTGCTGATCTACCTCATGACCAAGCGAAACAGCACCCCCAGCCACATCGCCCTGCCTCTGACCGCACTGGCAACCTACCTACTGGGGCTTACCGTGTTCCAGCACGACCCCAATCTGCTGCATGCCGCTGTCCTGGACGGGCTGCTCACCGCCTGGACCCCGATCCTGGTAATCTGGGGCGCCATATTTCTGTTCCGCACCATGGAAGCCACCGGCTCGATGCACACCATACGCAGCTGGCTGAACACCGTAACCCCCAACAAGATTGCCCAGCTCATGATCGTCGGCTGGGCCTTTATCTTTCTTATCGAGGGGGCCAGCGGATTCGGCACCCCCGCCGCCCTGGCTGCCCCCATCCTGGTCGGCCTCGGCTTCCCGCCGCTGCGGGTTGCCATCATGGCACTCATCATGAACGCGGCCTCGGTCAGCTTCGGGGCCGTCGGCACCCCCACCTGGTTCGGCTTTGCCGCCATCGAGCTTACCCAGGCCGAAATCCTGGAGATCGGGGTAAAATCGGCTGTTATCCACGGGGCCGCCAGCCTGATTATCCCTTTGATCGCCCTGAGCTTTCTGGTGAAATGGCGCCACATCCGCCGGAATCTGGGCTTTATCTATCTGAGCATTGCCGCCACCATTATCCCCTACATCGGCATCAGCATGGTAAACTACGAGTTCCCCGCCCTGATCGGCGGTGCCATTGGGCTGCTGCTGTCGGTAGTCTTCGCCAAACTCGGCTGGGGACTGGACAAGAACGAAGGCCACCTGCTGGACACCCTGCACGAGCATCACACCCCGAATATCCAGGAGATATCCCGCACCCGCCTGGCAGAGTCCGAATCGCTGATCAAGGCCACTTTTCCGCTCTGGGGCACCATACTGGTACTGCTGCTCACCCGCATCCCGCAGCTTGGCCTGCACCCGCTCTTGAATCTGAGCCAGCCCGCCGCCGCCCTAAGCCTGGGCAGCCTGGGAACCTTCACCATCACCCCCTCGCTCACTATTAGCCTACAGGACATCTTCGGCACCCCCACCAGCTGGAGCCACCGCCTGCTGTACGTCCCCAGCCTGATCCCCTTTGCCCTGATCTCGTTGCTCACCTTTATCTGGTACCGAAGCAGTCGCCGCAGCATAAGCAGCGTCTTTCGCGCCAGCACAGACCAGATGCGCAACCCCGCCAAAGCCCTGCTTGGCGCCCTGGTGTTTGTCAACCTGATGATGCACGGCGGCGACACCGCCCCGGTTGTGATCATCGGTGAAACCCTGGCCCGCATAACCGGCGTTGCCTGGCAGTATTTCTCTGCCCTGCTTGGCGCCCTTGGCAGCTTTTTCAGCGGATCCAACACCATCAGCAACCTCACCTTCGGCCCCATCCAGGACTCCATCGCCGCCGACACCGGCCTGAACCGCACCACCATCATGGCCCTGCAGTCGGTCGGCGGCGCCATGGGCGCCATGATCAGCATCAACAACATCGTCGCCGTATGCTCCGTCCTCGCCCTGCAGAACAGCGAAGGATACATCCTGAAGCGCACCGCCCGCGCCCTGGTCGTCTACGCCATCATCGCGGCCGCTATGTCGCTGCTGATGACCTGA
- a CDS encoding ACP phosphodiesterase: MHLLAHALLAYSTLPPDGDTDAFLTGSLMADFFTGEDLDGYPAAMQLAIRQHQDLDTWTDCNPEFVALRRQIMRFGAPRFTAGILADIFWGCSLAREWQELARPLCGLDLPEFSLRVTKALDSTAAHHSPAFAHAVPWITGHRWLQRMESRDGVLQSLQGLSYRLTGADELPRAIAFLDTQYAKIQTSLKRSWPAAVARARGFARANL, translated from the coding sequence ATGCATCTACTGGCACATGCCCTGCTGGCCTACAGTACCCTTCCTCCCGACGGCGATACCGATGCATTTCTGACCGGTTCGTTGATGGCTGATTTCTTTACTGGCGAGGACCTGGACGGGTACCCGGCGGCGATGCAGCTGGCCATTCGGCAGCACCAGGATCTGGACACATGGACCGACTGCAATCCGGAGTTTGTTGCACTGCGCCGCCAGATAATGCGCTTCGGGGCGCCGCGGTTTACTGCCGGGATTCTGGCGGATATTTTCTGGGGCTGCAGCCTGGCCAGAGAGTGGCAGGAGTTGGCCCGTCCGTTATGCGGCCTGGATTTACCTGAATTCAGCCTGCGGGTCACAAAGGCTCTGGACAGTACCGCTGCACACCACTCTCCGGCCTTTGCCCACGCGGTTCCCTGGATTACCGGTCACCGCTGGCTGCAGCGCATGGAGAGCCGCGACGGGGTGCTGCAGAGCCTGCAGGGGCTGTCGTACCGGCTGACCGGTGCCGATGAGCTACCCAGAGCAATAGCGTTTCTGGACACACAGTACGCAAAGATTCAGACAAGTCTCAAGCGGTCCTGGCCAGCGGCGGTCGCACGGGCCAGGGGGTTTGCCAGGGCCAATCTTTAG